From the genome of Bartonella sp. M0283:
AGTACAGCGAAATAGGTACTCCCAATTTTAATAACAAGAAATCTTATGCTCTAAAACCTTTAAAACACAATATAACGTTATCGTAATGCAAGATATTTTTCTATCGATACAATTTAGCACTAGACAAGAATTTTTTACCCGTTAGATTTCGCGACAGGGGAGTTTGCAAACTGGGAGGGTTGCATAATGTCGTCTTACAAACAAATTTATGATGAGTGTTTAAAACACCCGGACAAGTTTTGGGGTGAGGCTGCCCGTCTGATCGACTGGTTCAAACCATATGACAAAGTGTTTGATAAAGATGCCGGAGTCTATGGGCGTTGGTTCACGGGCGGAAAAACGAACGCTTGCTATAATGCTGTCGACCGCCACGTCAAAGCGGGACGTGGTGCGCAAGTGGCTATCTATTATGATAGTCCGGTAAGCAATGCTAAAAGAGCAATTACTTATCAGCAACTTTACGAAGAAGTGCAGGCACTCGCAGCCTTTATGCAGGATATTGGCATAAAAAAGGGAGACCGCGTTCTCATTTATATGCCTATGATTCCACAGGTTTTTACTTCAGTTTTTGCCTGTACACGCATTGGAGCCGTGCATTCGGTTGTATTCGGGGGATTTTCTGCCAAAGAACTTGCCATCCGGATTGACGATTGTAAGCCGAAACTTATCATTGCTGCCTCTTGCGGAATTGAACCGAACCGTATTGTTCCCTATCAGGCAATGGTTAATCAAGCGATAGACATGGCTAAACATGAAGTCGACCATTGCATTGTTCATGAACGGCCGATTACCCAAAAAGCCCCCGAGGGACTTTTTACCTTAAAAGAAGGACGTGATTTCGATTACGCCAAAGTGCTCAAAGAAAATATGGGGCGCAAAGTCCCGTGTGCAGAGCTTTCCGCAACCGACCCGCTTTATATTCTTTATACCTCCGGTACGACCGGAAAACCCAAGGGGGTTATGCGCGACATTGGCGGTTATATCGTAGCATTGGCATGGACAATGGGGGCTGTATTCAACGTCAAACCTGGCGAGGTTATGTTTACCGCTTCCGATGTCGGCTGGGTGGTGGGGCATTCCTATATCCTTTACGCACCGCTCATCGTCGGTGCAACAACCGTACTTTTTGAAGGAAAACCGATCGGTACACCGAATCCGGGAACATTTTGGCGTATATGTGAAGAATATAATGTACGCTCGTTTTTCTCTGCTCCGACCGCGTTTCGCTCGATCAAACGCGAAGACCCTGACGGGAATTATGCAATGCCTTATAAATTACCCAATTTGCAAGCCATGTTTGTTGCCGGAGAACGGGCAGATCCCGATACTTTGCAATGGGTAACCAACCTTTTTCACGTACCGGTTATCGACAATTGGTGGCAAACCGAAACCGGTTGGCCAATTGCAGCCAATCCGCTGGGATTGGAGCTTTTGCCTATTAAACCCGGTTCCCCAACCCTCCCGATGCCGGGCTTTATCATTGAAGTTCTTGATAATGACGGCAACAAGGTCGCGCCTGGAACATTCGGCAATCTGGCATTTCGCCTGCCGCTCCCGCCCGGTTGTTTGCCAACTTTGTGGAACGCTGACGAACAATTCAAAAAAACCTATCTTGAGCGTTTCCCCGGGTTTTATAATTCGTCGGACGCGGGCTATATTGATGAAGATGGTTATGTGTTTGTCATGAGCCGTACCGATGATATCATCAATGTCGCCGGTCACAGACTTTCAACCGGCGGCATGGAAGAAGCACTGGCAGGACATCAGGATATTGCCGAATGTGCGGTTATTGGTATTAAAGACAATTTGAAAGGGCAGGTTCCCTGTGGTTTTATTGTCCTCAAACATAATGTCGAACGGGAAGACGCCATCATTGAAAAGGAATGCATTGCCCGCATCCGCGAGATTATCGGACCGGTTGCAGCATTCAAACTTGTCATGACAGTACGCAAATTGCCAAAAACCCGTTCGGGTAAAATTCTGCGCGCTGTCATACGAAAAATTGTTGACGGTGATGAATGGTCAATACCAAGCACGATTGAAGACCCTTCAACACTTGAAGAAATTCAAGAACTGGTGAAAACCCGCCATTTTGGATGATTAAACGTCAATTATACGGGCTTCATTAAAATAAAAAACGAGAAGGTAATCCCGACGGTTACCTTCTCTTTAACCTCTTTGAACGGCAAACACCGGTAGATTTTACCAGAAATTCCGGAATGGAATTTTTGTAAAAAGTTTTTGGACAAGCGAACTTTAATTGATCAAAACCGATGAGCGGTTTGCCATTTCATTATCGTCATGAACAAACAATTTCCGATTATAAATGACCGGCAAATAGCAATACTTGATTGAAAGAATTTTTTTGAACAAACTTTCTGATGTTTTTGTGGGCATCATTTTTCAATCAAGACTGTTGCCCATGATTTTTAAATCACCAGAGAACATTGTCATCAGAACGGTTATAACACGCAAATTTTTTAATCGTTCGGTTTTATGGCATGCCGGTTTAACGATTATGCGCAATAAAAAAATCGATAAAAGCACGCAGTGCCGCCCGCATTTTTTGTTGCGGGTAATAGATATAAAATCCTGGAAAAGACGGCGTCCAATCTTCCATCACTTTGATAAGCTTACCTTCCTTGATTGCGTCCTTCACGTAATTTTCGAAAACATAGGCAAGTCCGGCATTCTGAAGCACCGCATCAACCACCAATTGATGGTTGTTGAGGATAAGTTGTTCAGGTGGCGTGACTGTATATTTTTTCCGCCCCTTTTCGAATTCCCAAACATAAGTCCGTTTTTCGTTAAACCGGTATAAAATCGCTTTATGATTTTTCAGATCGGTAGGATCATGGGGAGCCGGATGTGTTTCGAAATATTTTGGCGTTGCCACAAGAACACTTCGCAAATCTCCTCCTATTTTTGCCGCTATCATATCCTTTTCGACTTGTTCATGGATACGGATTCCAGCGTCATAACCTGATTTGACAATATCAACGAAACGATTGTCGATGACCAGATCAAGGGTGATATCGGGATAAGCTTCGCTGAACGCCCCCAAATAAGGTGCGATGACAAATTTGGCTGCCGAATAGCCGGTATTTATGCGCAACAAACCCGATATCTTGTTATGGGTTGCTTTGGCGGCATTAAAGCCATCCTCGATCACTCTTAGAGCAGAAGCGGTTTCGTGCATAAGAACCTTGCCTGCTTCGCTCAAACCAAGACTGCGCGTCGTACGGTTGAAAAGCTGAACACCCAGACTTTCTTCCAGTTTTCCAACTGCATAAGATACCGCTGACGGCGCAATATTCAGTCTTTTAGCCGCTGTCCGGAAACTGCCTTCTTCCACCACTGTCTCGAAAATGAGCAAATGGGAGAGTTGTTGCCTGTCCATAAATTCGGCATCCTCCATTGTTCTAATTTTTAGATCATAATTAGCGAATTAAATAGTATAAACAAACAATGAATATTCCTTTAGAGTTTTAAAAAATAGCCAAATAGACAAAAATAAAGAGGAATTGAAGCATGAAGAAACGCAAACTCGGTGTATTGAGTGTCTCGGAAATCGGACTTGGATGCATGGGCTTTACACATGCTTATGGCGGTGATGACGAACAATCGGCGATTAAGACATTGCACCGCGCAGTCGAACTGGGTGTTACCCTGTTTGATACGGCTGAAATGTACGGCCCTTTCAACAATGAAATTCTTGTCGGCAAAGCATTAAAACCATTTCGCGATAAAGTGGTCATTGCCACAAAATTCGGTTTTAAACTCGAAAAGCAACCTGATGGTCACATTGACGCCACCGGCGTTGATGGACGGCCGGAACATGTGCGTGAAGTTGCTGAAGCTTCGCTTAAACGTTTGGGCATAGATGTGATTGACCTACTTTATCAGCATCGGGTTGATCCGAATGTTCCGATTGAAGATACAGTCGGTGCTATGGCCGATCTCGTCAAAGAAGGCAAAGTGCGTGCGCTTGGCCTTTCGGAAGCAAACAGCGAAACAATAAGACGCGCTTACAAGGTTCATCCGATCAGTGCACTTCAAAGCGAATATTCACTCTGGACACGTGATCCCGAAAAAGAAATTTTGGCAACATGCCGCGAGCTTGGAATAGGCTTTGTCCCGTATAGTCCTTTAGGACGCGGTTTCTTTGCCAGCGGTTTTACAACCAAAGGCTTGGGCGCTAACGATTTCCGTCGTCTACTGCCACGTTTTCAGGAAGGAGCTTTTGAAAAAAATCGGCAAATCATTAGCGAAATGGAAAAAATGGCAAAAGAGAAAAATGCCACTGTTGCCCAGCTTGCATTGGCATGGGTTCTAAGCCGTGGTGATTTTATCGTGCCGATACCGGGGGCAAGAAAAATCCGCCATCTGGAAGACAATGTTGCTGCCACCGAAATTCACCTGACAAAAGATGATTGCAAGCGGCTTGAAAATATTGTCAGCCCCGAAAAAGTTGCCGGAAAACGTTATGATGACAGCCGGTTGAAATTGGTTGATAAATAAACTGTCATCCGGATTGTTAAAGCCGGTTGAGCGGGCTTTTAACCCTTCATCGGTAGACGACTGAATAGAAAATGATCGAGGGTGTGAATGACCATTCAAATTATGGGATTCGCACTCTCGGTTTATAAAGAACAAGCACGATTTAAGCGGTTCACAATGCCGTTTCCGGCTAGGCACTCATAAAATGCCAACGAGCAGCAGCACTTTTTTCCACGTGTCTAAAAAATCGGAAATGCAAAATGCGGTGGCGAAAGAAATACCCGTTGTGGAGCGGAAGAAGAAAATGTCTTGCGCGTAATACAAGATAACAATGCGAGGGGAGAGATATCTCTCCCTTCATACTCTTTCCATCGACCAGCTTATTGCCGCACCCCTCATCCATATTGCTCAAAAACTGCACGAATGTCTGAGTTATTTATTCTTGCATTAAGATCAACGGACAAACTAGAAAACTTCATTCGTCCTGTTCAAATGTTCCGTTTTTTCAAAACAATTTTTCTGAAACGACCAAGGCAAGCAGATTCAGCCGTTTCCGCTTTTTTAAATTGAACCTGTCAAAAGCACCAAAAATTGACTTCGAGTTTAACCGATTTGTTCCAATGTATAAGGCAACACATCGCGCTCATTATAATTGACCGACAGTTTATGTTTGAGAGGTGGAGCTGCCCGACTTGGGCAAGCCGTCCGCGAACAAATCCGGCATGAAATACCGATCGGCTCGTAAGCGGCGTTATTTTCGAGGTTGAGACCATCGGCATAAACAAATTGCGAAGCATTCGATATTTCGCAACCGAAAGCGAGAGCATAATGGGGATGCGGACTGTGATAGCCACCGTTCCGTTTTACCACCTGTACGGCCAGACAAAGATAACGCACGCCATCCGGTGTTTCGGCAAGTTGCCTTATAATATTTCCGGGAGTTTCAAAAGCCTGATGGGCGTTCCAGACGGGACAAGCCGCACCATAGCGGCCAAATTGCAATTTCACGGCGCTGTGCCGTTTGGTTATATTGCCTGCGCGGTCAATGCGGGCAAAGAAAATAGGCACGCCTTTTTCACCCGGGCGTTGCAAGGTTGAAAGCCGGTGGCAAACCTGTTCCAATGACACACTGAAACGGGCAGCAAGCAGTTCGATATCATGCCGCAACAAATTGGCGGTGCGCAAAAAAGGTTTATAGGGCAAGACCAGTGCTCCGGCGAAATAATTATAAAGTCCGATGCGGCAAATCTCGTTGGCTTCTTCCGATTTGAAAGAGGCTTTTTTGATAATTTCGTCGCAAAGTGGATCTGCTTCGAACTGTGCAAGCTGGACTGCCAGCTGGAACGTGCGTTGCTGTGGCGCAACATAGGGATTTAGCGTCAAAACACGGCTCTTGGGATCAAATTGGCGAACCATGCCATTATCGTCTGTGCCCCAGCGTACGAGAACCTGATGGCGTTCTTCGAGGCGTTGGATAATGGCGGAATGATTATCACTCTCACCGATACCGATCTCGGCGGCGAGCCGTTCGGCGCTCCGGTCGAGATCGTCGATATAATTATCAACAAAATGGAAAAAGTCGCGCACCTCTTCATAAGGTAAAACTTCCGTGAGGCCGCTTGCCTGTAACCGGCCATCGGTGCTTGCCAATTGTTCGGAAGCCAGCCGATAGGCCTGATGACACGTAATAAGTGCACGCGCAAGACCCGGCGCATTTTGCGTAATAAGCCTTAATTCCTGCATTCCTGCCCGATTATTTCTAAATAGCGGATCGCTCAGAGTTTCGCTCAAAGCAGACAGCAAACGGTCATCCTCGCCGGAAGAAAGACTGGAAATATCAATGTGGAATTTTTCCGCCAGAGATAGCAGAACCGCAGCCGAGACAGGCCGCTGGTTATTTTCAATCTGATTGAGATAAGAGGTAGAAATGCCGATACGCTCGGCAAAATGGGCTTGCGTCAATTGCTGGTCTTCCCGCAATTTGCGCACTTTCCGCCCGATATAGAGTTTCCCGATAGCCATTTTTTCACAATTTCGCAATTTACAATTTGCATTTTTATAACTTATGCATTCGCACACGATCAAGCTTTATTATTTTTTTGGCTGTGATAGCTTTGGATTGTGGAGGAAAAAGGCTTTGCCTTTATTGATCGAATACATGTGGGAGGAAAAGAAAAGGCTGCGGCAAGAGAAAACGCGCCTTTTCTTTTTTTTTAATCGATATCCATTCCCCGCACAATAACATCATTCAAAAGTGTAACGGGACGCATTTTAGCGGTTTTTAAAATCCGAGGGAGGAACAATGCTTGCAACATTGCAACAATTGGAAGAACGGCGCCAGAGTGCCCGCCTTGGCGGTGGCGTGCGTCGCATAGACGCTCAACATAAAAAAGGCAAACTCACAGCGCGCGAACGCATAGAGGTTCTTCTCGATGCCGGTTCCTTTGAAGAATATGACATGTTCGTCAATCACCGTTGTACCGACTTCGGCATGGAAGAACAAAAATACGCCGGCGACGGCGTGGTTACCGGCTGGGGAACAATCAACGGCCGACAGGTTTACGTTTTTTCTCAGGATTTTACCGTTCTTGGCGGTTCGCTTTCCGAAACGCATGCGCAAAAAATTTGCAAAATCATGGATATGGCCGCGCGCAATGGTGCACCGGTTATCGGCCTTAATGATTCCGGTGGTGCCCGCATTCAGGAAGGGGTTGCCTCGCTTGCCGGTTATGCCGAAGTTTTCCGTCGCAATGTCGAAGCTTCAGGCGTGATACCACAAATTTCCGTTATCATGGGGCCTTGTGCCGGTGGCGCCGTCTATTCACCGGCAATGACCGATTTTATTTTTATGGTTCGTGACTCATCCTACATGTTTGTCACCGGCCCAGATGTGGTCAAAACTGTTACCAATGAAATTGTCACTGCCGAAGAATTGGGTGGCGCAACAACCCACACAAAAAAGTCTTCTGTTGCTGACGGGGCTTTTGAAAATGATATCGAAGCATTGGAAAATATCAGGCTGCTTTTCGACTATCTGCCATTAAACAGCAAAGAAAAGCCGCCCGTGCGGCCTTTTTACGATGATACCGAACGGCTCGATATGAAGCTTGATACGCTCATTCCCGATTCATCCACAAAGCCATACGACATGAAAGAGCTTATCTTGAGCGTTGCAGACGAGGGCTCGTTTTTCGAGATCAAAGAGAATTTTGCAAAAAATCTGATAACCGGCTTTATCCGCATTGAAGGGCGCACCGTCGGCGTCGTTGCAAACCAGCCAATGGTGCTTGCAGGATGTCTTGATATCGACACTGCCCGCAAAGGCGCGCGCTTCGTACGTTTTTGTGACGCTTTTAATATTCCGATCCTGACACTTGTTGATGTTCCCGGATTCCTGCCCGGTACCTCGCAGGAATATAACGGCGTTATTATTCACGGCTCGAAATTGCTCTTTGCCTATAGCGAGGCAACCGTTCCGATGGTGACAGTCATTACCAGGAAAGCTTATGGCGGCGCCTATGATGTGATGGCATCAAAACACATTGGTGCCGATATCAACTATGCATGGCCAACGGCGGAAATTGCTGTCATGGGAGCAAAAGGAGCCACGGAAATTCTCCACCGCTCTCATCTTGATGACAAAGAGGAGATTGCCCGCCTGACGCAAGAATATGAAAAACGTTTTGCCAATCCTTTTATTGCTGCCGAGCGTGGTTTTATTGACGAAGTGATCATGCCTCATTCCACCCGCAAAAGAGTGGCGCGGGCATTTGCCGCCCTTCGCGATAAAAAAGTCGAAAATCGTGATCGCAAACATGACACTATCCCGCTTTGAGGCTTCAAATGATTAAAAAAATCCTGATTGCCAATCGTGGCGAAATCGCTTGTCGCGTCATTCGTACGGCAAAAAAAATGGGCATCAAAACGGTTGCTGTCTATTCGGATGCCGATGCCAATGCTCTTCATGTACGCCAAGCCGATGAGGCTATCCATATTGGCGCCTCGCCTTCATCCCAATCCTATCTCGACATTGAAAAAATCATTGCTGCGGTCAAACAGAGCAATGCCGATGCGGTCCATCCGGGCTATGGCTTTTTGTCGGAAAATCCTGCTTTTGCCGATCGTCTGGAACAGGAAGGAATTATATTGATCGGGCCACCGGCAAATGCGATGCGCGCGATGGGTGACAAGATTACTTCCAAAAAATTGGCCGCGGAAGCCGGTGTTTCGACTGTTCCCGGACATATGGGGCTCATTGATGATAGAGACCATGCTGTAAAAATCGCGCGTGAAATCGGCTATCCGGTCATGATCAAAGCCTCTGCCGGTGGCGGTGGTAAAGGCATGCGCATTGCATGGAATGATGAAGAAGCAAGAGAAGGATTTCAGGCGTCGAAGAATGAAGCCAAATCATCCTTCGGAGACGACCGTATTTTTATCGAAAAATTTGTGAGTGAACCGCGCCATATCGAAATCCAGATCATGGGCGATAAGCATGGCGACATTATCTATCTCAATGAAAGAGAATGTTCCATCCAACGGCGCAACCAGAAGGTGATTGAAGAAGCTCCCTCACCTTTTCTTGATGAAAAAACCCGCAAAGCCATGGGAGAACAAGCGGTTGCGCTCGCCCGTGCTGTCAATTATCACTCCGCCGGTACGGTGGAATTTATTGTCGATGGCAAGCGGAATTTCTATTTTCTGGAAATGAACACCCGCTTGCAGGTTGAACATCCGGTCACCGAAATGATTACCGGACTTGATCTAGTCGAACTGATGATCCGTATTGCCGACGGTGAAGCTTTGCCGCTTTCCCAAAACGATGTCAAACGGAATGGTTGGGCATTGGAATGCCGGCTCTATGCCGAGGATCCCTATCGGAATTTCCTCCCCTCTACCGGAAAACTGACACGTTATAATCCACCTGTTGCAACCGACGACAACGATGAAGTGAAAATCCGTAACGATGGCGGCGTTTATGAAGGGGGAGAAATCTCGATCTATTATGACCCGATGATTTCGAAACTCGTTACATCGGGGAAAAATCGCCAAATGGCGATTCAAGCCATGCAAGAAGCTCTCGACAGTTTCGAACTTGAAGGCATCGGAAACAATTTGCCATTTCTTTCGGCTGTCATGCGGCAAAAACGCTTTCAGGAAGGCAAATTAACCACCGCCTATATTGCGGAAGAATTTCCCGATGGTTTTCATGGCGTCTCGCCGACGCCGGATGAAGCGCGTTCCTTTGCAGCCATTGCCGCATTTATCAATTTTAAATTGCAAGAACGGGCGGCTATGATTTCCGGCACGCTCGACAACCACCGGCGTATTGTAAAAAATGAATGGGTCGTGTCGATTTTCGACCAGTCTTTTCCTTTGGTTCTTACCGTTGATAAAGCCGGAGCCAAATTGGAATTTGCCGATGGAGAACAGATTTCGCTTGAAAGCCA
Proteins encoded in this window:
- a CDS encoding AMP-binding protein, giving the protein MMSSYKQIYDECLKHPDKFWGEAARLIDWFKPYDKVFDKDAGVYGRWFTGGKTNACYNAVDRHVKAGRGAQVAIYYDSPVSNAKRAITYQQLYEEVQALAAFMQDIGIKKGDRVLIYMPMIPQVFTSVFACTRIGAVHSVVFGGFSAKELAIRIDDCKPKLIIAASCGIEPNRIVPYQAMVNQAIDMAKHEVDHCIVHERPITQKAPEGLFTLKEGRDFDYAKVLKENMGRKVPCAELSATDPLYILYTSGTTGKPKGVMRDIGGYIVALAWTMGAVFNVKPGEVMFTASDVGWVVGHSYILYAPLIVGATTVLFEGKPIGTPNPGTFWRICEEYNVRSFFSAPTAFRSIKREDPDGNYAMPYKLPNLQAMFVAGERADPDTLQWVTNLFHVPVIDNWWQTETGWPIAANPLGLELLPIKPGSPTLPMPGFIIEVLDNDGNKVAPGTFGNLAFRLPLPPGCLPTLWNADEQFKKTYLERFPGFYNSSDAGYIDEDGYVFVMSRTDDIINVAGHRLSTGGMEEALAGHQDIAECAVIGIKDNLKGQVPCGFIVLKHNVEREDAIIEKECIARIREIIGPVAAFKLVMTVRKLPKTRSGKILRAVIRKIVDGDEWSIPSTIEDPSTLEEIQELVKTRHFG
- a CDS encoding LysR family transcriptional regulator, which translates into the protein MDRQQLSHLLIFETVVEEGSFRTAAKRLNIAPSAVSYAVGKLEESLGVQLFNRTTRSLGLSEAGKVLMHETASALRVIEDGFNAAKATHNKISGLLRINTGYSAAKFVIAPYLGAFSEAYPDITLDLVIDNRFVDIVKSGYDAGIRIHEQVEKDMIAAKIGGDLRSVLVATPKYFETHPAPHDPTDLKNHKAILYRFNEKRTYVWEFEKGRKKYTVTPPEQLILNNHQLVVDAVLQNAGLAYVFENYVKDAIKEGKLIKVMEDWTPSFPGFYIYYPQQKMRAALRAFIDFFIAHNR
- a CDS encoding aldo/keto reductase; amino-acid sequence: MKKRKLGVLSVSEIGLGCMGFTHAYGGDDEQSAIKTLHRAVELGVTLFDTAEMYGPFNNEILVGKALKPFRDKVVIATKFGFKLEKQPDGHIDATGVDGRPEHVREVAEASLKRLGIDVIDLLYQHRVDPNVPIEDTVGAMADLVKEGKVRALGLSEANSETIRRAYKVHPISALQSEYSLWTRDPEKEILATCRELGIGFVPYSPLGRGFFASGFTTKGLGANDFRRLLPRFQEGAFEKNRQIISEMEKMAKEKNATVAQLALAWVLSRGDFIVPIPGARKIRHLEDNVAATEIHLTKDDCKRLENIVSPEKVAGKRYDDSRLKLVDK
- a CDS encoding short-chain fatty acyl-CoA regulator family protein, with product MAIGKLYIGRKVRKLREDQQLTQAHFAERIGISTSYLNQIENNQRPVSAAVLLSLAEKFHIDISSLSSGEDDRLLSALSETLSDPLFRNNRAGMQELRLITQNAPGLARALITCHQAYRLASEQLASTDGRLQASGLTEVLPYEEVRDFFHFVDNYIDDLDRSAERLAAEIGIGESDNHSAIIQRLEERHQVLVRWGTDDNGMVRQFDPKSRVLTLNPYVAPQQRTFQLAVQLAQFEADPLCDEIIKKASFKSEEANEICRIGLYNYFAGALVLPYKPFLRTANLLRHDIELLAARFSVSLEQVCHRLSTLQRPGEKGVPIFFARIDRAGNITKRHSAVKLQFGRYGAACPVWNAHQAFETPGNIIRQLAETPDGVRYLCLAVQVVKRNGGYHSPHPHYALAFGCEISNASQFVYADGLNLENNAAYEPIGISCRICSRTACPSRAAPPLKHKLSVNYNERDVLPYTLEQIG
- a CDS encoding acyl-CoA carboxylase subunit beta translates to MLATLQQLEERRQSARLGGGVRRIDAQHKKGKLTARERIEVLLDAGSFEEYDMFVNHRCTDFGMEEQKYAGDGVVTGWGTINGRQVYVFSQDFTVLGGSLSETHAQKICKIMDMAARNGAPVIGLNDSGGARIQEGVASLAGYAEVFRRNVEASGVIPQISVIMGPCAGGAVYSPAMTDFIFMVRDSSYMFVTGPDVVKTVTNEIVTAEELGGATTHTKKSSVADGAFENDIEALENIRLLFDYLPLNSKEKPPVRPFYDDTERLDMKLDTLIPDSSTKPYDMKELILSVADEGSFFEIKENFAKNLITGFIRIEGRTVGVVANQPMVLAGCLDIDTARKGARFVRFCDAFNIPILTLVDVPGFLPGTSQEYNGVIIHGSKLLFAYSEATVPMVTVITRKAYGGAYDVMASKHIGADINYAWPTAEIAVMGAKGATEILHRSHLDDKEEIARLTQEYEKRFANPFIAAERGFIDEVIMPHSTRKRVARAFAALRDKKVENRDRKHDTIPL
- a CDS encoding acetyl/propionyl/methylcrotonyl-CoA carboxylase subunit alpha, which gives rise to MIKKILIANRGEIACRVIRTAKKMGIKTVAVYSDADANALHVRQADEAIHIGASPSSQSYLDIEKIIAAVKQSNADAVHPGYGFLSENPAFADRLEQEGIILIGPPANAMRAMGDKITSKKLAAEAGVSTVPGHMGLIDDRDHAVKIAREIGYPVMIKASAGGGGKGMRIAWNDEEAREGFQASKNEAKSSFGDDRIFIEKFVSEPRHIEIQIMGDKHGDIIYLNERECSIQRRNQKVIEEAPSPFLDEKTRKAMGEQAVALARAVNYHSAGTVEFIVDGKRNFYFLEMNTRLQVEHPVTEMITGLDLVELMIRIADGEALPLSQNDVKRNGWALECRLYAEDPYRNFLPSTGKLTRYNPPVATDDNDEVKIRNDGGVYEGGEISIYYDPMISKLVTSGKNRQMAIQAMQEALDSFELEGIGNNLPFLSAVMRQKRFQEGKLTTAYIAEEFPDGFHGVSPTPDEARSFAAIAAFINFKLQERAAMISGTLDNHRRIVKNEWVVSIFDQSFPLVLTVDKAGAKLEFADGEQISLESHWLPGMTICQFSVSDRSNMVVKVDVKGTAIRLRHGGIDAIAHVREPNIAALAALMPKKLPPDTSKMLLCPMPGVITAVFVKKGDEVEIGQPLAIVEAMKMENMLRSEKKSKISEISVKVGQSLGVDETIMEFE